The sequence GAAAAGGGTTGATCACCCGTTGAAAGACCGGTGCCTCGCAAGAGGCCCCGGTCGAGGGGCGCCACCGGCGGAGCCGGTTGTGAGCGGTATTTATTGTCTGGGGAACATGGCAATGCAAAGCCTCAAGAAAACAGCACTTTTGGGCTCGATGTTACTCAGCCTGGGAGTTGCCTCATCCATGGCGGGCGCGGCGGGGTTCAGTCCACCGGGGCCGTTTAGCAGTACCAGCGGTAATGTTGTATTGAAATGGCCAGCGACTTTCCAGGCGCCCATGACATGCAATCTCAGTGTGTCCGGGTCCATTGATGTGAACGGTGTGGCAACCATTACAGCTGCCTCGTTGTCGGGCAACAACGCGCTCTGCACCTTGCCCAAAGTGCAGGGGCTGCCCTGGAGCGTGAACCTGAGTAGCGCTTCACAAGGCACCATCACCAACATTGGATTCTCGATGCCCAATCTTGCGCGACCAGGCGAGTCCGTCTGCGGGCCTGGCAGCCTCGCCGTCACTTGGGATAACGCCGCTCATGTGTTGGGTGCCGCCAATCAGGCAATGAACAGCAACTGCACGCTGGTGTCGTTGAACGTCACGTTGGCCGGTTCGCTCACCACTCATCCTTGAAGTCCACGTATCAGTCACGCCGTTCCAGGACAGGCGCTCTTTGAAAGACGCCCAGTGGGTACACGATCAACCGGCAGGGGCCGGGCGCAAATAATAATAAGGAGTGCCGCATGAACAATAAGAAACAACACGCACAAACGTTACTGGGACTGGCTTTGCTGGGAAGCCTGATAACGACAGGGCAAGTGCAGGCGGGTGGCTTCTCCACACCGACCTATGGCGCTCCCGGTTGGGGTCGTGCCTTCGGTGGTGGTTCACTGTTCAAGAACGACCCGAGCTCTGCCTTCAACAACCCGGCGGCCATGGCATTCATTGATCAGAGCATCGCCCAGCAAACCGTCGATTATGCCCGGATAAAGATCAAGTACAGCGGCAAGGCTTACGACTATGCCGGTAACCCGGTCACCAATACACCCGTGCTGGATGACTTGGGCAACGTGGGTGACACGACGCTCAATAACAACAACGGCGGTCAAGGGGGCTTCACGGCCTGGCTGCCGACGGGTTTTCTGGTCATTCCGATCGGCGATCGTTTTGCGTTTGGCTTGAGCCAGGTTGTGCCTCAGGGGATGCGTACTACCTGGGATGAGGGTTCAAAGTTCCGTGACTTTGCAGTCGACACCAAAATCGAAACCGTGGGGCTTACGGGCTCGTTGTCGTTCAAGGTAAACGACGAGTTTTCGGTGGGTGGTGGTGCCATTGTTCAACGCAGTCAGGGCTTCGTCAGTCAGAACGTGGACTTGTACGCAGCGGCCGCCAACTCACCGGGACTGGGTGGGTCCGCGTTCCCGTCAGGCATCGGCGAGTCGTTGATCAGGGTCAAGGTCGATAATGTGTCGGTCGGCTGGTTTGGCGGTGTGGTCTGGAAGCCGACGGCACAAGACACGCTGGGTCTGAACTACCACGCCAAAATCAAAAACAAGATGACCGGCAAATATAACTTCAAGACCGATGCGGTAGGTCGTAACGCCATGACGACGCCCTTTGGGCCCAATGGCGAAACGCTGGTGGAATTCGCCTACCCGGGCCTCAAGCTGTTCCCGGACGGTGCTAACGCCAGTGTTCAGCTGGACATCCCGGCCACGGCGGCGATTGACTGGGTACACCAGTTCAACGATCGCTGGACCTTGGGCCTGAGTGCCCAGTGGACCGAATGGTCGTCGTTCCAGGACCTGACGCTCAAATCCGAGGGGGCGACGATTGTTGCTATTCCGTACAACTACAAAAACTCGTGGATGACGTCGATTGGTGGTGACTACAAAGCCACCGACGAACTCACCCTGCGTGCCGGTGTAGCGTACGACCAGACACCTACCCGCAACTCCACCCGTGATCCACGGATCCCGGACGGTGACCGCTACTTCCTGGCGTTTGGTGCCGGTTACGACATCAAGTATGTTCCAGGCCTGTCCATTGATGCAGCGTACTCGCACCAGTTCGTACAAACGGTCAACATCAAGACCAAGAACGTCGATCGACTGGGCGCAGGCCAACTGGACGGCAAGGCCGAGTCTTCGGGCGATGTGGTCAGCTTGTCGGCAACCTACAAGTTCTAAGATCGTCCAGGGCAGTCGGGGAGAGGGCATCAAGCGCATCTTGATGCTCGCTTCGCGCGGTTACCCTAGCACTCGTTCCAATCTCCTTTCCTTTTGAATAACAAGGCTGACTCGTTCAGCCGCTATTTTTTCGCCAAAGCATTAAATTTAAATTTAAAAACATAATTTGAAATTATCTTTCCAAGTTTGTAGTGTGGCTTTACGCCGCAGGTCTTATCGACCGGCCTGCGTATTGGCTACGCCCTGAATCAAGTGAGGTATCTCCATGGTTATCTGGTTATTGGCGGGACTCGCTGCGGCGATTGCCCTGGCGTATCGACAAGCAGCTGCCATCCTGTGGCTGGGCGCTGGGCTGATCTGGCTGGCGGGTGGTTATCTGTTCAACGCAGTGGCGGGTTTGGGGGGCACGGTCACAGCGCTTCTGGTGGTGTTACCGGCGCTGTTGCTTTCCATCAAACCCCTGCGCCGCAGCCTGTTGACGAGCAAGGCCCTGGGCCTGTTTCGCACGATCATGCCGGCCATGTCCGACACCGAACGTGCCGCCATCGAGTCCGGTACCGTGTGGTGGGATGCCGAGCTGTTCAGTGGCAAACCCCGTTGGGAGCGCCTGCTGCAAGCCGCGCCGGCCAGCCTGACGACGGAGGAACAAGCTTTCCTCGACAACGAAGTGGAAACCCTCTGCGACATCGCCAACGACTGGGAAACCACCCAGATCTGGCAGGACATGTCCCCCGAAGGCTGGCAGTACACCAAGGACGCCGGCTTCCTGGGGATGATCATTCCCAAGCAATACGGCGGCAAAGGTTTCTCCCACTACGCCCATTCCCAAGTGGTCATGAAGCTGTCGACCCGTTGCTCGGCGGCGGCGATTTCTGTGATGGTGCCCAACTCCTTGGGCCCGGCCGAACTGCTGTTGCACTACGGCACAGACGCCCAACGCAATTACTACTTGCCACGCCTGGCCCAGGGTGAAGACATCCCGTGCTTCGCCCTGACCAGCCCGTATGCCGGCTCCGATGCGGGTGCGATTCCTGACTTGGGCATCGTCTGCAAAGGGATGCATGAAGGCCAGGAAGTGCTGGGTTTCAGCGTCACCTGGGACAAGCGATACATCACCCTCGGTCCCATCGCCACGGTGCTCGGCCTGGCGTTCCGCGCTGAAGACCCGGACGGGCTGCTGGGCCAGCCGGGTTCCCTGGGGATCACCTGTGCGCTGATCCCGACGTCTCATCCGGGCGTGAACAGCGGTCGCCGTCATTGGCCCCTCAACGCGGTATTCCAGAACGGTCCCACCACCGGCAAGGATGTCTTCATTCCCCTGGAATGGGTCATCGGCGGCCGTGAGCAAGTGGGTAACGGCTGGCGCATGTTGATGGAATGCCTGGCGGCCGGGCGCGCAATTTCCCTGCCGTCGGCCAACGTCGGCCTGGGCAAGGTAGCGGTGCGCGGCACCACAGCCTACGCGGCGATGCGCAAGCAGTTCGGCTTGCCTATCGGCAAGTTCGAAGGGGTGCAGGCGCCGTTGGCACGCATGGCCGGGCATTTGTATGCCTGTGATGCGGTGCGCAAGGTATCGGTGGCGTCCCTGGATGCCGGTGAAAAACCGTCGGTGATCTCGGCGATTGCCAAGTACCACGTCACCGAGCGTGCACGAATCATCGTCAACGACGGCATGGACATCGTCGCCGGTAAAGGTATCTGCATGGGGCCGAACAACTTCCTGGCCCGTGCCTACCAACAAAGCCCCATCGCGATCACCGTGGAGGGCGCGAACATCATGACCCGCTGCCTGATCATCTATGGGCAGGGCCTGATTCGTTGCCATCCCTATGTGTTCCGCGAGATGGAAGCGGCGCGCAACACCGACCGCCGCAAGGCGCTGGTGGATTTCGACAGCGCGATGTTTGGCCATCTGAGCTTTGTGCTGGCCAATACCGTACGTGCTGCGGTGCATTCGCTGACGGGGGGGCGGCTGATTTCCGTGCCGGGTAAAACCGACCCGGCCCTGGCGTCCTACTACCGCCAGGCCAATCGTCTGTCGGTGGTGCTGGCGTTGACTTCCGACATTTCCATGGGTGTGTTGGGCGGTGCCCTCAAGCGCAAGGAAAGCATCACCGGGCGCCTGGGGGACATTCTGTCGCAGTTGTACATCCTGTCCTGCGTACTCAAGCGTTTCGAGGACGATGGTCGGCCCCAGGCGGACTTGCCACTGGTGCATTGGGCGGCCCAGGACGCGTTGTTGCGCGCCCATGAAGCCCTGGCTGAAGTACTCGATAACTACCCGTCAAAACCTGCGGCAGCGGTGATTCGCGGCTTGAGTTTTCCGTTCGGTATCCCGCAGCGCAAACCGTCGGATCGCCTGCTGGCCCAAGTGGCGGAACTGGTGCAAATCCCGGGGGAAACCCGCGACCGCCTTCTGGCCAATTCCTACGTTCCACGGCCGGAAATCGACAAGCTGGCCTATGGAGAACTGGCTCTGCGCCTGCTGCCACAAGTGGAAGTGATCGAGGCGCGCCTCAAAACGGCGATCAAGCAGGGCCTGATCGAACCGATGCCGATTTCTGCTACCGCGTTTACCGCCTGGCGCATCAAGGCCCGGGCGCTGGACCTGATCAGCGACGACGAAGACACGTTGCTGGGTCGCTATGTGGAATACGCCGACCACGGCATCCAGGTGGACGACTTCCCGCAGGACTTCGGGTTGCTGGAGGCGTTGCAGAAGCGTCAGCAAGCGCTGGAACAAGCAGAAAAACCCAGTGTGAAAAAACGCGTGAGCCAAGGCGAAAACGCATCGGTTAACTAAATAATGCTGGAGGAATGCGGTCCGTGTGGGAGCTGGCTTGCCTGCGATGCAGAGCACTCGGTACATCAGTTACATCGAGGTGATGCTATCGCGGGCAAGCCCGCTCCCACATGGGTCGGGTTTCCATGGCAAGACAGTGTTGTGAGTGAATCTATCCATGAGTGACAGCTACCTATCTTTCGTCAACTCCCCGTGGGGACGCTGGTTCGCCAAGACCGCCGGGTTGCCCCAGCCACTGCCGTTGCAGCGTCATCGCAGCGGCCAACAAGGGTTGGTCAACCCGGTGATCGTGGCCGGGGCAGGGCGTCTGGCGGATGAGATTCGGCGGATCTTTACGGCCACCGACACCGTGACCGCACAGCCGGCGACGATCAAGGCGCCGTCCACGGTCAAGGTTCAGGGCGCAGTGTTTGATGCCAGCGAGATTGTCGACCTCAAACAGCTGGATGAGCTTTACGCGTTCTTCCACACCAATGCCCGGCGCTTGGTGCAACACGCACGGGTGGTGGTGCTCGGCACCGCGCCCGAGCAGTGCAAGGACTTGCCTCAAGCTATCGCCCAGCGTGCCTTGGAAGGCTTGGTGCGTTCATTGGCCAAGGAGCTGCGTCGAGCGATTACCGTGCAGTTGATCTATGTGGCGCCGGGTGCCGAAAGTGCCTTGGAAAGCAGCCTGCGATTCTTC is a genomic window of Pseudomonas sp. ADAK18 containing:
- a CDS encoding outer membrane protein transport protein, with the translated sequence MNNKKQHAQTLLGLALLGSLITTGQVQAGGFSTPTYGAPGWGRAFGGGSLFKNDPSSAFNNPAAMAFIDQSIAQQTVDYARIKIKYSGKAYDYAGNPVTNTPVLDDLGNVGDTTLNNNNGGQGGFTAWLPTGFLVIPIGDRFAFGLSQVVPQGMRTTWDEGSKFRDFAVDTKIETVGLTGSLSFKVNDEFSVGGGAIVQRSQGFVSQNVDLYAAAANSPGLGGSAFPSGIGESLIRVKVDNVSVGWFGGVVWKPTAQDTLGLNYHAKIKNKMTGKYNFKTDAVGRNAMTTPFGPNGETLVEFAYPGLKLFPDGANASVQLDIPATAAIDWVHQFNDRWTLGLSAQWTEWSSFQDLTLKSEGATIVAIPYNYKNSWMTSIGGDYKATDELTLRAGVAYDQTPTRNSTRDPRIPDGDRYFLAFGAGYDIKYVPGLSIDAAYSHQFVQTVNIKTKNVDRLGAGQLDGKAESSGDVVSLSATYKF
- the praB gene encoding alkane oxidation protein activator PraB gives rise to the protein MQSLKKTALLGSMLLSLGVASSMAGAAGFSPPGPFSSTSGNVVLKWPATFQAPMTCNLSVSGSIDVNGVATITAASLSGNNALCTLPKVQGLPWSVNLSSASQGTITNIGFSMPNLARPGESVCGPGSLAVTWDNAAHVLGAANQAMNSNCTLVSLNVTLAGSLTTHP
- a CDS encoding acyl-CoA dehydrogenase, encoding MVIWLLAGLAAAIALAYRQAAAILWLGAGLIWLAGGYLFNAVAGLGGTVTALLVVLPALLLSIKPLRRSLLTSKALGLFRTIMPAMSDTERAAIESGTVWWDAELFSGKPRWERLLQAAPASLTTEEQAFLDNEVETLCDIANDWETTQIWQDMSPEGWQYTKDAGFLGMIIPKQYGGKGFSHYAHSQVVMKLSTRCSAAAISVMVPNSLGPAELLLHYGTDAQRNYYLPRLAQGEDIPCFALTSPYAGSDAGAIPDLGIVCKGMHEGQEVLGFSVTWDKRYITLGPIATVLGLAFRAEDPDGLLGQPGSLGITCALIPTSHPGVNSGRRHWPLNAVFQNGPTTGKDVFIPLEWVIGGREQVGNGWRMLMECLAAGRAISLPSANVGLGKVAVRGTTAYAAMRKQFGLPIGKFEGVQAPLARMAGHLYACDAVRKVSVASLDAGEKPSVISAIAKYHVTERARIIVNDGMDIVAGKGICMGPNNFLARAYQQSPIAITVEGANIMTRCLIIYGQGLIRCHPYVFREMEAARNTDRRKALVDFDSAMFGHLSFVLANTVRAAVHSLTGGRLISVPGKTDPALASYYRQANRLSVVLALTSDISMGVLGGALKRKESITGRLGDILSQLYILSCVLKRFEDDGRPQADLPLVHWAAQDALLRAHEALAEVLDNYPSKPAAAVIRGLSFPFGIPQRKPSDRLLAQVAELVQIPGETRDRLLANSYVPRPEIDKLAYGELALRLLPQVEVIEARLKTAIKQGLIEPMPISATAFTAWRIKARALDLISDDEDTLLGRYVEYADHGIQVDDFPQDFGLLEALQKRQQALEQAEKPSVKKRVSQGENASVN